A window from Sinanaerobacter sp. ZZT-01 encodes these proteins:
- the efp gene encoding elongation factor P: MIYASDFRKGVTFDINGEPHVVLDFQHVKPGKGAAFVRTKYKNILTGATREEAFNPNDKFPKAHIDTKQMQYLYNDGELYYFMDQETFDQVPIGEEQVEDAIKYLRENDMATIKFYKGNAFLVEAPNFVNLKVIETEPGVKGDTATNVTKAAVVETGASIQVPIFIEEGELIQIDTRTGEYLGRAK; encoded by the coding sequence ATGATTTATGCAAGTGATTTTAGAAAAGGCGTTACATTTGATATTAACGGAGAACCACATGTAGTTTTGGATTTTCAGCATGTAAAGCCCGGAAAAGGTGCAGCTTTTGTGAGAACCAAGTATAAGAATATATTGACTGGCGCAACCAGAGAAGAAGCCTTTAATCCAAACGACAAATTCCCGAAGGCGCACATTGATACAAAACAAATGCAGTATTTATACAATGATGGAGAACTGTATTATTTTATGGATCAAGAGACCTTTGATCAAGTTCCGATTGGAGAAGAGCAAGTTGAAGATGCAATTAAATACCTGAGAGAGAATGATATGGCTACAATTAAATTTTATAAAGGGAATGCATTCTTAGTAGAAGCTCCAAACTTTGTAAATCTTAAGGTTATTGAAACAGAGCCGGGTGTAAAGGGTGATACCGCTACAAACGTAACGAAAGCAGCTGTTGTGGAAACCGGCGCATCGATTCAAGTTCCAATTTTTATTGAAGAAGGAGAACTGATTCAGATTGACACCAGAACTGGCGAATATTTAGGCAGAGCTAAATAA
- a CDS encoding Xaa-Pro peptidase family protein: MENKSEKAIRISNRITKVRNALKEQQLDAIWITKKENQIYLCDFPSSNCYLLLTKYKNYLLTDFRYIEAAKETCPMYEIVLIDNQYSEMDFLKEMQLSVIGIENDILTVNSYRKLKKNIQNVQWQDCSGLVEGIRLIKDEYELNAVKQAASLTDDCFTHMLTVLKPGMTEKEAALEIEFYFKKNGAMGLSFDSICVSGIRSSLPHGVPTEKKIEPGDLLTMDFGCILDGYCSDMTRTVAIGSVTKEQKQIYNLVLEAQKSAIEGLKPGITYAEGDRLARQVISDAGYGDYFGHGLGHGVGLEIHEAPTLSPRGKGILKENMTVTIEPGIYLPQKFGIRIEDLAIITSFGIINTVHSEKELIII, from the coding sequence TTGGAAAATAAGTCGGAAAAAGCAATTCGAATCTCAAACAGAATTACAAAAGTAAGAAATGCATTAAAGGAACAGCAACTTGATGCAATTTGGATCACAAAAAAGGAAAATCAGATTTATTTATGTGATTTTCCATCCTCAAATTGCTATCTTCTTCTTACAAAATATAAAAATTATTTACTGACAGATTTTCGATATATAGAAGCCGCAAAAGAAACCTGCCCGATGTATGAGATTGTTTTAATTGACAATCAATACTCAGAGATGGATTTTTTGAAAGAGATGCAGCTATCTGTTATTGGAATTGAAAACGATATCTTAACAGTAAATAGTTATCGTAAACTAAAAAAGAATATTCAAAATGTGCAATGGCAGGATTGCAGCGGGTTGGTAGAAGGAATCCGCTTGATAAAGGACGAATATGAATTAAATGCGGTCAAGCAAGCCGCTTCCTTGACGGATGATTGCTTCACTCATATGTTGACGGTATTAAAACCTGGTATGACTGAAAAAGAAGCGGCATTGGAAATTGAATTTTATTTTAAAAAAAATGGTGCAATGGGACTATCTTTTGATTCAATCTGTGTTTCTGGTATAAGGAGTTCTTTGCCACATGGTGTGCCGACGGAAAAAAAAATAGAGCCCGGTGATTTATTGACCATGGATTTTGGATGCATTCTGGATGGTTACTGCTCAGATATGACAAGAACCGTTGCCATCGGTTCTGTAACAAAAGAGCAAAAACAAATCTATAATTTGGTTTTAGAAGCGCAAAAATCAGCCATTGAAGGGCTGAAACCAGGGATCACTTATGCAGAAGGAGACCGTTTAGCACGGCAAGTCATTAGCGACGCTGGTTATGGTGACTATTTTGGGCATGGACTTGGTCATGGAGTCGGGCTTGAAATTCATGAAGCACCAACTTTGAGCCCAAGAGGAAAAGGAATTCTAAAAGAAAATATGACAGTTACCATTGAACCGGGAATTTATCTTCCGCAGAAGTTTGGAATTCGAATTGAAGACTTGGCAATTATCACTTCTTTTGGTATAATAAACACGGTTCATTCAGAAAAAGAGCTAATTATTATCTAA
- a CDS encoding YlbF family regulator — MNPYDKAHELAKALKESQEYKNYMEKKEKISHNAELSEMINDFQDKNMQMQTQQMLTGNADQSIMEQVQSLYQIVMADPLAAEYMQAELGFTKLVSDVYGILGEVIRIGK, encoded by the coding sequence ATGAACCCTTATGATAAAGCGCATGAACTGGCAAAAGCGTTAAAAGAGTCGCAGGAATACAAAAATTATATGGAAAAAAAAGAAAAGATCTCTCATAACGCAGAATTAAGTGAGATGATTAATGATTTTCAGGATAAAAATATGCAGATGCAAACACAGCAAATGCTGACCGGAAATGCAGATCAAAGTATTATGGAACAAGTACAATCCTTATATCAAATTGTTATGGCCGACCCTCTAGCTGCTGAATATATGCAGGCAGAACTAGGCTTTACTAAATTGGTTTCGGATGTATACGGTATTCTTGGGGAAGTGATTCGCATTGGAAAATAA
- a CDS encoding ribonuclease J, which translates to MKINNNNRGGSIKLIPLGGLNEIGKNITVLESKNDLMIIDCGLSFPDDEMYGIDIVIPDFSYLIKNREKIRGMVLTHGHEDHIGAIPYLLKEINLPIYGTRLTLGLVENKLKEHGIKGNLNVITAGDTVKLGDFKVQTIRTTHSIADAICLAIDTPAGRVFHTGDFKIDYTPLDGEPIDFHRLAEIGNKGVLLMLADSTNAERKGYTASEKTVGVTLENIFRSYNTRILIATFSSNVHRVQKIIDTALKFKRKVAISGRSMLNVVNISIELGYLKVPDGVLVDINKIKNIKDSELVIITTGSQGEPMSALARMASNDHKAVQIKKGDVVVLSSSPVPGNEKTVSNIVNKLFEKGAEVIYNDIADIHVSGHACAEELKLVHSLIKPKYFLPVHGEYRHLRQHSLIAENLGMRKDHIFILENGQVLSLRRNKVEKCKEEVPCSSVMVDGLGVGDVGNIVLRDRKLLSEAGLIIVVAGIQKGTGMVTSGPDIISRGFVYVRESEDLIDSARKVVEARLERCHSEGVRDWAALKVAVRDELRNFIYQRTKRSPVILPIFLEV; encoded by the coding sequence TTGAAAATCAACAACAATAATAGGGGAGGAAGCATTAAATTGATTCCACTTGGCGGATTAAATGAGATCGGCAAAAACATTACCGTCTTGGAATCAAAGAATGATTTAATGATCATTGACTGCGGCTTGTCTTTCCCCGATGATGAAATGTACGGAATAGATATCGTGATTCCCGATTTCAGTTATCTGATCAAAAACAGAGAGAAGATCAGAGGTATGGTGCTGACTCACGGTCACGAAGATCATATCGGCGCAATTCCTTATTTGTTAAAAGAAATCAATCTGCCGATTTATGGAACGAGACTCACACTTGGGCTTGTCGAAAACAAACTAAAAGAACATGGCATTAAAGGAAATCTAAATGTTATCACAGCAGGTGATACGGTAAAGTTGGGTGACTTTAAAGTTCAGACCATACGAACGACGCACTCCATTGCAGATGCAATCTGTCTTGCTATTGATACACCAGCAGGAAGAGTCTTTCATACAGGAGATTTTAAAATCGATTATACGCCACTTGATGGAGAGCCGATTGATTTTCACCGTTTAGCAGAAATCGGAAACAAAGGGGTTCTGTTAATGCTCGCGGATAGCACAAATGCAGAAAGAAAGGGATATACTGCTTCGGAAAAAACCGTCGGTGTCACTCTTGAAAATATTTTCCGCTCCTATAATACGAGAATATTAATTGCTACTTTTTCTTCCAATGTACATCGAGTGCAAAAAATTATAGATACCGCATTAAAATTTAAAAGAAAAGTTGCAATTTCAGGAAGAAGCATGCTGAATGTCGTAAATATTTCTATTGAGCTTGGATATTTAAAAGTCCCTGACGGCGTTTTAGTTGATATTAATAAAATAAAAAACATAAAGGATTCTGAACTTGTCATCATTACTACAGGAAGTCAAGGAGAACCTATGTCCGCACTAGCAAGAATGGCTTCGAATGATCACAAAGCGGTACAAATAAAAAAAGGAGATGTCGTTGTCCTTTCCTCCAGCCCAGTTCCAGGAAATGAAAAAACAGTTTCCAATATTGTAAACAAACTGTTTGAAAAAGGTGCTGAGGTAATTTATAATGACATTGCCGATATTCATGTTTCTGGACATGCGTGTGCAGAAGAGCTGAAATTGGTTCATTCTCTAATAAAACCGAAGTATTTTTTACCTGTACATGGAGAATACCGCCATTTGCGTCAGCATTCTTTAATTGCAGAAAATCTAGGGATGCGTAAAGACCATATTTTTATCTTAGAAAATGGACAAGTACTCTCTCTAAGAAGAAATAAGGTTGAAAAATGCAAAGAGGAGGTTCCTTGCTCTTCAGTAATGGTAGACGGACTCGGTGTTGGCGATGTTGGAAACATTGTTCTCAGGGACCGAAAACTGCTATCGGAAGCAGGCTTGATTATCGTCGTTGCAGGAATACAAAAAGGAACAGGAATGGTTACCTCAGGGCCAGATATCATTTCCAGGGGATTTGTGTACGTCAGAGAATCCGAAGACTTGATTGATTCTGCAAGAAAAGTTGTAGAAGCACGCTTAGAACGATGCCATTCTGAAGGTGTTCGAGACTGGGCTGCACTGAAAGTGGCTGTTCGTGATGAACTGCGGAATTTTATTTATCAGAGAACGAAGAGAAGCCCCGTTATTTTACCAATCTTTTTAGAAGTATAG
- the leuS gene encoding leucine--tRNA ligase: MQQHYDFTDIEKKWQDIWQKNSLFHTTEDKGKEKFYLLEMFPYPSGKLHMGHVRNYSIGDVTARYLTMKGYNVLHPMGWDSFGLPAENAAIKHGIHPAVWTKQNIAEMREQLKQLGFNYDWEREIATCTPEYYKWMQWIFIQFYEKGLAYKKKNPVNWCPSCQTVLANEQVVDGKCERCSTNVGKKDLDQWYLKITDYADRLLDDLDQLEGWPNKVKTMQKNWIGKSVGAEVDFTIKGFEKKLRIFTTRVDTLYGVTYMVLAPEHPYVKELVSGTEYEDSAKAFLNKLQHLSDIDRTSTTLEKEGMFIGSYAINPMNGKEIPIYIANYVLMDYGTGAVMAVPAHDQRDFDFAKKYNLELLPVVEAKDPSIDIYNLEDALVAEGKLINSDRFNGLDNISAQNQIIEYLEEKKIGTKSINFRLRDWLISRQRYWGCPIPMVYCEECGWVPEKLENLPVELPTDVVFSGKGESPLTTSQTFSKAVCPKCGKPAKREMDTMDTFLDSSWYFLRYTDAKNDKEMFSKEKAKYWMNVDQYIGGVEHAILHLLYARFFTKVLYDIGYSPVEEPFANLLTQGMVLKDGSKMSKSVGNVVSPEEIISKYGADTARLFILFAAPPEKELEWSDAGVEGSFRFLNRVYRLVYEAAEITNDIPAQFTLETKEDKDLAFVLNSTIKKVSEDIGNRFNFNTALSSIMELVNEMYKYKALDDMNLGLFKHAVDSLILLLNPFVPHICEEMWKHTNHEGYAYNAAWPTYDEAALVRDTVEIAIQLNGKVKERIQIPTGLDKETFTSAAMDDEKVKALLSGKQIVKVIAVPGKLLNIVVK; encoded by the coding sequence ATGCAACAACATTATGATTTTACTGACATTGAAAAAAAATGGCAGGATATTTGGCAAAAAAATAGCTTATTCCATACAACAGAAGATAAGGGAAAAGAAAAATTTTATCTTCTTGAAATGTTTCCATACCCTTCCGGAAAACTTCACATGGGTCATGTAAGGAATTATTCTATTGGTGATGTTACTGCGCGTTACTTGACAATGAAGGGCTACAATGTTCTTCATCCGATGGGATGGGATTCTTTTGGTCTGCCCGCAGAAAACGCCGCAATTAAACATGGCATTCATCCAGCCGTATGGACAAAACAAAACATAGCAGAAATGAGAGAGCAGTTAAAACAGCTTGGATTCAACTATGACTGGGAACGGGAAATCGCTACTTGTACGCCAGAGTACTATAAATGGATGCAATGGATTTTTATTCAATTTTATGAAAAAGGCTTAGCATATAAGAAGAAGAATCCGGTAAACTGGTGTCCATCCTGTCAAACTGTACTAGCTAATGAACAGGTTGTTGATGGAAAATGTGAACGCTGTTCAACCAATGTCGGAAAAAAAGATTTAGATCAATGGTATTTAAAAATTACCGATTATGCAGATCGCCTTTTGGATGATTTAGATCAATTAGAAGGATGGCCGAATAAAGTTAAAACCATGCAGAAAAACTGGATAGGGAAAAGTGTGGGTGCAGAAGTTGATTTTACCATTAAAGGATTTGAAAAGAAACTTCGGATTTTTACCACACGAGTTGATACTTTGTATGGAGTCACTTATATGGTACTGGCACCGGAGCATCCTTATGTTAAAGAGCTTGTTTCTGGCACTGAATATGAAGACTCAGCGAAAGCCTTTTTAAATAAACTTCAGCATTTGAGTGACATTGATCGTACCTCAACCACCTTAGAAAAAGAGGGGATGTTTATTGGAAGCTATGCAATTAACCCAATGAATGGGAAGGAGATTCCGATTTATATCGCAAATTACGTTCTGATGGATTATGGAACAGGAGCCGTTATGGCTGTCCCTGCACATGACCAGCGTGATTTTGATTTTGCAAAAAAATATAATCTAGAGCTTCTACCAGTTGTAGAAGCAAAAGACCCTTCCATTGATATTTATAACTTAGAAGATGCACTCGTTGCGGAAGGAAAATTAATTAATTCCGATCGCTTTAACGGGCTGGATAATATTTCTGCTCAGAATCAAATCATTGAATATTTAGAAGAAAAGAAAATCGGAACAAAATCCATTAATTTCCGTCTTCGTGATTGGCTTATTTCAAGACAGAGATACTGGGGCTGTCCAATTCCTATGGTTTATTGTGAAGAATGCGGATGGGTTCCGGAAAAGCTGGAAAACCTTCCTGTGGAATTACCAACTGATGTTGTTTTTTCAGGAAAAGGAGAATCGCCTCTTACTACCAGTCAAACCTTTTCCAAAGCGGTTTGTCCGAAATGCGGAAAACCCGCCAAAAGAGAAATGGATACAATGGATACCTTCCTAGACTCTTCTTGGTATTTCTTAAGATATACTGATGCGAAAAATGATAAAGAAATGTTTTCTAAAGAGAAAGCAAAATATTGGATGAACGTCGATCAGTATATTGGTGGAGTGGAACATGCTATCTTACATTTATTGTATGCCCGCTTCTTTACAAAAGTACTGTATGATATTGGCTATTCTCCGGTAGAAGAACCGTTTGCAAATCTTTTAACGCAAGGAATGGTTCTTAAGGACGGTAGTAAAATGTCAAAATCCGTAGGAAATGTAGTCAGCCCGGAAGAAATTATAAGTAAATATGGAGCCGATACTGCACGACTGTTTATTTTGTTTGCTGCTCCTCCGGAAAAAGAATTAGAATGGTCAGATGCCGGAGTGGAAGGAAGCTTTCGTTTCTTAAATCGTGTATATCGATTGGTATATGAAGCAGCTGAAATCACAAATGATATACCAGCACAGTTTACTTTAGAGACAAAAGAAGATAAAGATTTGGCTTTTGTTCTAAATAGCACCATAAAAAAAGTAAGCGAAGACATAGGAAATCGCTTTAACTTTAATACAGCTCTCAGCTCTATTATGGAACTGGTCAATGAAATGTATAAATATAAAGCTTTGGACGACATGAATCTAGGTTTGTTTAAGCATGCCGTTGATTCGCTTATTCTCTTATTAAATCCGTTTGTTCCGCATATTTGTGAAGAAATGTGGAAGCATACAAACCATGAAGGTTATGCTTATAATGCAGCTTGGCCAACGTATGATGAAGCTGCTTTAGTGCGAGATACAGTGGAAATTGCCATCCAATTAAATGGTAAGGTTAAAGAAAGAATTCAAATACCTACAGGACTAGACAAAGAAACTTTTACAAGTGCAGCTATGGACGATGAGAAAGTAAAAGCACTTTTGAGCGGAAAACAAATCGTAAAAGTCATTGCCGTTCCGGGTAAATTATTGAATATAGTCGTAAAATAA
- the yqeK gene encoding bis(5'-nucleosyl)-tetraphosphatase (symmetrical) YqeK has product MYTKNGIKKEITDYITKNLKQKRLTHTFGVVEEAKKLAVKYGADAEKAELGALFHDAFRERGNLLHGSIAADALQNTYQIYDEDICNAVRFHTTGRAGMSLLEKILYLADAIEPNRSYPGVEKLRLLAYKDLDAACLQALQNTMRYVAENGLELDHNTLEAYLDIKKGDHMENKEIALSVAAALDQKKAIDIVVMDIKEKSSFADFFVIASANSERQLSTLSDEIEDRLAKDNILVKHIEGKGTSGWILMDFGDVIVNLFSLEQRERYNIDKVWGDCEIVPFEETEN; this is encoded by the coding sequence ATGTATACAAAAAATGGAATAAAGAAAGAAATCACTGATTACATCACAAAGAATTTAAAACAAAAACGTTTAACTCACACCTTTGGTGTTGTAGAAGAAGCAAAGAAATTAGCTGTTAAATATGGGGCTGATGCAGAAAAAGCTGAGTTAGGAGCATTGTTTCACGATGCATTCCGGGAAAGAGGAAACTTGCTCCACGGAAGTATTGCTGCAGATGCTCTACAAAATACCTATCAAATTTATGACGAAGATATTTGCAACGCTGTACGTTTTCATACTACAGGAAGAGCGGGAATGTCTTTGTTGGAAAAAATATTATATTTGGCAGATGCCATCGAGCCGAATCGAAGCTATCCCGGAGTGGAAAAGCTTCGACTCTTAGCGTATAAGGATTTGGATGCTGCTTGTTTGCAGGCACTTCAAAATACAATGCGGTATGTTGCCGAAAATGGTTTGGAATTGGACCATAATACGTTAGAAGCTTACTTGGATATTAAAAAAGGAGATCATATGGAAAATAAAGAGATTGCACTGTCTGTAGCCGCTGCGTTAGACCAAAAAAAAGCGATTGATATCGTGGTGATGGATATAAAAGAAAAGTCTTCCTTTGCAGATTTTTTTGTAATTGCATCTGCAAATTCAGAGAGGCAGCTTTCAACCTTATCAGACGAGATTGAAGATCGCCTTGCAAAGGATAACATATTAGTAAAGCATATTGAAGGAAAGGGAACGAGCGGTTGGATTCTAATGGATTTCGGCGATGTTATCGTAAATTTATTTTCACTAGAGCAAAGAGAACGATATAATATTGATAAGGTTTGGGGTGACTGTGAAATTGTTCCGTTTGAGGAAACGGAAAATTAG
- the nadD gene encoding nicotinate-nucleotide adenylyltransferase has protein sequence MNKIGIFGGSFDPIHYGHLLLAEQARCTFDLSRVIFVPAKISPFKLNTVPTRGEDRYNMVREAIEENPYFFISDYELQKKTVSYTIETLQALKKEWGDQTELYFITGTDAFLSIMNWSHSKELLTEFSFLVGNRPGYQIEALEYVMTEVRSRYHTKVETVEMPQVDISSTDIKERLYYGKSIKYLLPDSVAEYALAHQLYSRK, from the coding sequence ATGAATAAAATCGGCATTTTCGGAGGAAGCTTTGACCCCATTCATTATGGGCATCTATTACTGGCAGAACAGGCACGCTGCACATTTGATCTAAGTCGTGTTATTTTTGTTCCCGCAAAAATTTCTCCATTTAAATTAAATACAGTCCCGACGAGAGGAGAAGACCGCTATAACATGGTCCGTGAGGCAATTGAAGAAAACCCTTACTTTTTTATTTCCGATTATGAGTTGCAAAAGAAAACGGTATCCTATACAATTGAAACTCTCCAAGCTTTAAAAAAGGAATGGGGAGACCAAACAGAATTATATTTTATTACTGGTACAGATGCATTTTTAAGTATAATGAATTGGTCTCATTCGAAAGAATTGCTGACTGAATTTTCATTTTTAGTCGGCAATCGTCCAGGGTATCAGATAGAAGCACTGGAATATGTTATGACTGAAGTTCGATCCCGTTATCATACGAAAGTAGAAACAGTTGAAATGCCGCAGGTTGACATTTCTTCTACTGATATCAAGGAGCGTCTATATTATGGAAAGTCCATAAAATATCTGTTGCCTGATTCTGTTGCTGAGTATGCACTCGCACATCAATTATATAGCAGAAAGTAA
- the aspS gene encoding aspartate--tRNA ligase: MANILKRTHMCGTLNLANVQEEVILNGWIQKRRNLGGLIFCDLRDKTGLVQIVFDDTIPKELFERADKLRSEFVVGIKGIVKERQSKNKELPTGEIEIFANDLLIYAESETPPIYVKDDDKVSEDLRLKYRYLDLRKLKMQQNLTFRHKITKIARDFFDADGFTEVETPILINSTPEGARDYVVPSRVNPGKFYALPQSPQLFKQLLMVSGTDRYFQIAKCFRDEDLRADRQPEFTQIDLEMSFVDANDVMATQERFMKKLFKELMNMELKTPFPRLTYDEAMTRFGSDKPDTRFGFELKSLNETVKNCEFQVFKNALAFGGDVRGINIDGYSDRFSRKDLDKLQDAAKTYGAKGIAWIRVGESEHTSSIGKFFTSEQMAEIIRVFEGKPNDLILIVADKPSIVFDTLGFLRREIAGRLDLLNDKLYNFLWVVDFPMYEYNEELKRYQAMHHPFTSPKTEDIPLMDVEPAKVKAEAYDIIMNGVELGGGSIRIHDRNLQAKIFEILGLSEEEANNKFGFLLEAFKYGVPPHGGLAYGLDRLVMLLTGSQSIREVMAFPKNQAAQCLLCDAPSVIAQEQLDELAIATVDLPEKQADDTDIK; encoded by the coding sequence ATGGCAAATATACTGAAGAGAACACATATGTGCGGTACACTGAACCTTGCAAATGTGCAAGAAGAAGTCATCTTAAACGGATGGATACAAAAAAGACGAAACTTAGGCGGATTAATTTTCTGTGATTTGAGAGATAAGACCGGACTAGTACAGATTGTATTTGATGATACCATTCCAAAAGAATTATTTGAAAGAGCAGATAAGCTGCGCAGCGAATTTGTAGTAGGGATCAAAGGCATTGTAAAAGAGAGACAGTCAAAAAATAAAGAGTTGCCGACTGGAGAGATTGAAATCTTTGCAAACGATTTGTTGATTTACGCAGAATCCGAAACACCACCAATTTACGTAAAAGATGACGATAAAGTATCAGAAGACCTGCGATTAAAATACAGATATTTAGATCTCAGAAAATTAAAAATGCAGCAAAATCTGACATTCCGTCATAAGATAACGAAAATAGCTCGTGACTTTTTCGATGCAGACGGTTTTACAGAAGTAGAAACACCAATCTTAATTAATTCGACACCGGAAGGCGCTAGAGATTATGTGGTGCCTAGCAGAGTGAATCCAGGTAAATTTTATGCATTACCGCAGTCTCCGCAGCTATTTAAGCAGCTTTTAATGGTGTCGGGAACGGATCGCTATTTTCAAATTGCAAAATGCTTCAGAGATGAAGATTTAAGAGCAGATCGTCAACCGGAGTTTACTCAAATTGACTTGGAAATGTCATTTGTGGATGCCAATGATGTTATGGCTACGCAAGAGCGTTTTATGAAGAAGCTATTTAAAGAATTGATGAATATGGAACTCAAAACACCATTTCCAAGGCTGACATATGATGAGGCGATGACCCGTTTTGGAAGCGATAAGCCGGATACTCGTTTTGGGTTTGAATTAAAAAGTTTAAACGAAACCGTAAAAAATTGTGAATTCCAAGTATTTAAAAATGCGCTTGCATTCGGCGGGGATGTTCGCGGAATTAATATTGATGGATATTCGGACCGATTCAGTAGAAAAGATTTAGATAAACTTCAAGATGCAGCGAAAACTTATGGTGCGAAAGGTATCGCATGGATTCGTGTTGGAGAATCAGAACACACTTCTTCAATCGGTAAATTTTTCACATCAGAACAAATGGCAGAAATCATTCGAGTATTTGAAGGAAAGCCAAATGATTTAATACTGATTGTAGCTGATAAGCCATCTATTGTATTTGATACGCTGGGCTTTCTGCGAAGAGAAATTGCAGGAAGACTCGACTTATTAAATGACAAACTATATAATTTTCTCTGGGTTGTTGATTTTCCGATGTATGAATACAATGAAGAATTAAAACGTTACCAAGCTATGCACCATCCATTTACTTCACCAAAAACAGAAGACATTCCTCTCATGGATGTTGAGCCTGCAAAGGTAAAAGCTGAAGCGTACGACATTATTATGAATGGCGTAGAACTCGGCGGTGGAAGCATACGTATTCATGATCGTAACTTACAAGCGAAAATTTTTGAAATCTTAGGATTGTCTGAAGAAGAAGCGAACAACAAATTTGGATTCTTGTTAGAGGCTTTCAAATACGGCGTTCCTCCTCATGGCGGACTAGCTTATGGATTGGATCGTTTGGTTATGCTTCTTACTGGTTCTCAGAGCATTCGAGAGGTCATGGCGTTTCCGAAAAACCAAGCAGCACAATGCCTGCTTTGCGATGCCCCTTCCGTAATTGCACAGGAACAACTGGACGAATTGGCGATTGCAACAGTGGATTTGCCTGAAAAACAAGCAGATGATACAGATATAAAATAG
- the hisS gene encoding histidine--tRNA ligase codes for MITNIPKGTKDVLPSQSYKWQYVERIFRELCDLYLFKEIRTPIFEHTELFKRSVGDTTDIVEKQMYSFDDYGGRNLTLKPEGTSPVVRAFTENKLFAEVQPSKFYYITPCFRYEKPQSGRLREFHQLGIETFGAANMMADAEVIALAMDFLDKLGIQDLQLRINSIGCPSCRQKYRVALQEFLKPNYDAFCDTCKGRYDRNPMRILDCKSPVCQQLVEGAPKMLDYLCEECQTAFTDLKNNLTAMEIPYLVDSGIVRGLDYYTKTAFEIVSNSIGAQGTVCGGGRYDHLVEEIGGPATPGVGFGLGIERLLLVMEAAGISIPKKETTDVLIAVMGERGKSFGLKLMHDFRKDGIAAAIDIVGRNLKGQFKYADRLHAKYTIVIGDNELDKGIVSLKNMQTSEQKEISIDAIRNEIKF; via the coding sequence ATGATTACAAATATTCCAAAAGGAACGAAAGATGTATTGCCTTCCCAATCCTATAAATGGCAGTATGTAGAGCGGATATTCAGAGAACTTTGCGATCTCTATTTATTTAAAGAAATTCGTACGCCGATCTTTGAACATACAGAATTGTTTAAGCGCAGCGTAGGAGATACGACTGATATTGTAGAAAAACAGATGTATTCCTTTGATGATTATGGCGGAAGAAATTTAACTTTAAAGCCAGAAGGAACTTCCCCGGTTGTACGTGCATTTACAGAGAATAAACTATTTGCGGAGGTACAGCCTTCCAAATTTTATTATATTACACCTTGCTTTCGCTATGAAAAACCACAGTCTGGCCGTCTAAGAGAATTCCATCAACTAGGTATTGAGACTTTTGGTGCTGCAAATATGATGGCAGATGCTGAAGTAATTGCACTCGCAATGGATTTTTTGGACAAGCTGGGCATTCAAGATTTGCAGCTACGCATCAACAGCATCGGCTGTCCAAGCTGCCGTCAAAAATACAGAGTTGCTTTGCAGGAATTTTTAAAACCAAATTACGATGCATTTTGCGATACCTGTAAGGGACGTTATGATCGCAACCCAATGCGTATCTTAGATTGCAAATCTCCCGTCTGTCAACAACTAGTGGAAGGTGCGCCTAAGATGCTGGACTACCTCTGTGAAGAATGTCAAACTGCATTTACAGATTTAAAAAACAACCTAACCGCAATGGAGATTCCTTATCTAGTAGACTCTGGTATTGTACGTGGTTTAGATTATTATACAAAAACAGCATTTGAAATTGTATCCAACTCAATCGGTGCACAAGGCACTGTTTGTGGAGGGGGGCGTTACGATCATCTTGTAGAAGAAATTGGCGGGCCTGCTACTCCCGGTGTTGGCTTTGGACTTGGAATTGAACGTCTGCTTCTCGTTATGGAAGCAGCAGGTATTTCCATTCCGAAGAAAGAGACTACCGATGTGCTCATTGCAGTAATGGGAGAACGAGGAAAGAGCTTCGGCTTGAAGCTGATGCATGATTTCAGAAAAGATGGGATTGCCGCTGCAATAGACATTGTAGGGCGGAACTTAAAAGGTCAATTTAAGTATGCGGATCGTTTACATGCAAAGTATACCATCGTCATTGGAGACAATGAGCTGGATAAAGGCATCGTATCACTGAAAAATATGCAAACTTCAGAACAGAAAGAAATTTCCATTGATGCGATTCGGAACGAAATAAAATTTTAA